The Alnus glutinosa chromosome 1, dhAlnGlut1.1, whole genome shotgun sequence region TTGTCCATATCCTGGCCCATCCAGGAGAACGTACGATGTCATCATATTTGAGCCCATTACGGCCCTTTGTATAATCATGACCAATGAACCTCAAACCGACCAACCTGTTTGGTCGGTTTGAGGttcattagttatatatattagtcTCCCCTAGCTATTTCTTAAACACTCATTACCGATGAAGGGGGGCTTTATTTATAATATAAGGTTCAGAAAGGTTCATGTgggtttaattaaaatattcacAATACAGGTTTGATACATCTTTAGATGTTGTAATTCATGTTTgttgtctttatttatttatttattttgtgtaaaATTTATGTGTCTAAATGGAGATATTGTTAAATAAGTAATCGGAGGACAGAAAACTACCGAATggaaacaaattaataaaagcTATATTGCTCCCATCCCCATGTGTCAAGAGTAAGAGCAGAGACTCACCTGGCCTGTGGCTGTAAGGTGCACCCGGCCTGGTCCTATATTTAGGCTCAGTCAGGCCCAActtcatataaggcttagcaATAAgctattcatcgaaaaaaaaaaaaaaagctgccgagaataaaaaaaagaaaatcattggTTGATCGAAGTGTAATTCTGCCCCCCTTAACAGGAGGACATAAAATTCAAGGATTTGCTAGAAACTTTGCTTCCTACCCTGATTACGCATGAAAACTAAATAAAACCAAAGAGGAAATTAAAAGAGCTCGCCATGACCAATTTGCAATTTAAACAACTATAGCATAAACTgtttatgattaaaaaaaataaagaaaaaaagttcgATAAAATGTAAATTACAATTGTATTAAATggtattttaagaaatttaattacaatataattttattcaCCCGCGCGTTCCACTGTACCAAACAGTGAAATACATATCCAGAGTTATATTGCAATGCTACaaccaaattaataaataataactattttatttttagcttCTTTCATTCCAAATAATATAGTTCCACATTAAACTTGCCCTAAAGAGGTTGATATGGGTGCAGTGGTGTAATTAATGCAGCTGGATGTTTGGAGAACCTTGATAGTCTAGTATATCTTAGTTTTGCTGAAAGAAATTAACCAAGCATTTCCCCCCGTAGAAACATTCATTAATGtacaagttctttttttttaatagaaactGAATTCTATCATTGATATTGCAAAAAGCCCAGAGGCTTACAAGTTAAAAATAAGGGACAAGACCCCTCAttctctaagccagaaggatctgacttagtAAGACAACTGcctaagcagaaatacaaattttacaagaatgacATTTTAACctctcttacattaacgctcactctctaaagaaaagagacctgatctagcaattagccaacaaatatttccataaaatttgaaccaaaCACAAGCAGACTGTGACcggagaaacaaaagaaaaacacaagaacACTTAAGCAAAAAACCACCCAAAACAAGCTGTCGGCAGTGGAGGAGAGGGAGAAGATGCCGGACGGCGGCGCATGAAGGACACGCGCCGACACCGGTGCTACCCTGACGGACGTCCGGCGCCATATAACCGGTTGCCACCGAGCCTGGCTTGAAAAAAGGTGGATCGTGGCCCACACATGCACCAAACAGCAGAGAGCTCCCAGGCGCGTGGGCACCACATGCCGATCTCCGGGGACCGACATGACCATATCTTGCGGCGGCAGGGGGGGAAGACGACGGAGAACGCGGCTGGGTGGTGCGTGTCAGTCAGAAGTCGGCGAGGAAGTGTAAatctggcttccaaaatcagagaaaaaaggtgaaaaaaaggGGCCAAAATCATCCCGCCGACGACACGTTGACTCGGCCACTCCCCCAAAGATGACATCTTGAGATGAACAATCCTgccaaaacgaaagaaaaaacaaagaaaaacaaataaacaagcTACCATAGTCCAAAAAGGTTAGGGGAAGATCAACCTCCACCAGATCTAGCCGGGGGAAACAAAAGCTCCATATCCTTAGAGGTTGAGAGAAAAACACCCTGACTCATGAGGAGCCAGAGAGAAATCACCACCGGGAGGGGGAGACGTGAAGCCACCCCCTCCCGATGAAAACCATGCTCACAAGGGAGGGGCTCtagaagagagggagagggagtgtaagagaaaattttaaaacaaaatatcaatgtACAAGTTCTtggcaacaatattttcatggtGGGAAAATGATTAGGTCACTAAAATTCATTTACAAATTGACGTAGCAATTTAGTATTGGTaaacaattaaaagaaattgataaGCCATGTTTTTTACTTGATTATTTTTCTAACTATGGACTGTGACATTAATtagtttgtaaataattttgtagCGAAAgtacttttaattaatatattctaAGGAAAAGTAGTTCACTTActacttttaatttttcatcacttttacaattataactttaaattttttttcccaataacAACTTCTAGGGTTTGAGAGAgtttagagaaagagagaggggggCGAAATCGGTGTTTGCGGAGGACAGAGGCGCTatgcttccctcctcccatggTGGTTTAAGTTTCTTGTTTTGGTTATCTTCTAGTCTGTTCTAGGCTATGGAGTTTTTGTTTCTCCCTGGATAAATCTAGTGGAGTTGGATCTTCTCCTAGTCCTTCAAGGGGTATGgtgttattgtttgttttttctattcGGTTTTTTCCAGCTGGAAGGCATCGGGAAACGATATCGGCGTGTCATCGGCGATAGCTAGCGGGGCTATCTTCTTTCTCCATCTACTGTTGAAGCCAAATCTGTGTCTATTTGCTGGAGCCAACACGACATACGCCCCTCTATGGTGTTTGCCGGCCTCCTTTGATTTTGCTGCCTCAAGCCACGGCCTCGTCAGACTTCAGTGCCCGGCGCGTGGCGAGCATGCGACATGGATCTTTTCCTTGGGCAGCCGCGCGTGTGGTCCACGCTTTGTCTTCCAGGTCATGACCGGTGGTGTTCGGTGGTTCTTGGCGGCCGCCTGCTGCAGTGGGATTCCTAGGGACGACGCGTGGTCTACACGCACCGTCTCCGGCAATGGCAATCTCCCCCGACGTTGAATCTGTGATTTggtgttttctgttttggtttttCAGTGTTTTAATGTGGTTTTTGCAAGTCtatttgttaactttttagataTTATTGGACTTTTAGTGGCTTGATAGCTAGATCagccatcttttctttgttgtgacactttattgttaaagagtggCTCATATGTTTGATCCTGTAATATTTGGTATTTATAGGCAGTACCCaagttagaatttttttctGGCTTAACGTGTAGGGAGTTTTGTACCTCTATTCACTGTATTTGCCTTCGGGCGTTTGATATATCAATGAAGATTGGTTttcctattcaaaaaaaaaaaaaatttaacttttgttttttaaaaaaaagtccaccaatcttttaatttttttttcaatttcaatattcCATTagtattttctgttaaatcctaatgaatGAGTGTCAAAGTtcttaaaatacccctattaattctttttagggaaaaaaaaaattacaaggatttaggtggtggttaggatttaacggaattcagaaaaataccaatttttaatctttgattttttttttttttaaaaaaaacacagtagtattttgagaattttaacagGCTTTAACAGTAACTCTTAACGgaaggttgaaattgaaaaaaaaaataaaaaaataaaaaaataaaaagattgatatactaaattgacacattttaaagtttaagaatataattgtaaaagtgatgaaaaattaagaatggtaaataaaatttttcctatattctATATCACTCATCTTCGTGGTGTAAGGCATATGATAAAGGGAGACTTGTGGCAATAATATGAGGCTTTATTTGGATCGAGTGTATATATGCCTAGATAGAGCTTAGCTTCATGGAGGACACGCggtgagacgatcttttgagatCTGCCTTCTATTTGTGTGATATTTGCTATTCTTCAAATGAGAGGAAAATCTACCACTATAAAAGGCCGGGAATAGCATTTCCCTACAAATGTTTAACGCTGCCACTGAGTTGATTCGGAAAAGAATTGCTTGGTCACTGGGTTTTAGtggggcatatatatatatatatatatatatttatggatTCTACTGGTAGAGTTAATCTTATAGCTATGCCATTGTTTAGTTATAAGAACATTGGAAGAAACGATTGAAGATATCCttctttattctttcaaaatttctaaaacccTTTGACCCCTTCTAAAAATCTGTAAAAACCTAATTAATCGATCTCTtcaaaaatctgaaaaataaaaataaaaataccctttGGTTCCAAATTCTGAGAAAATATATTCagatttttttaatctaaaagtTCTCTCCTAAAATAACCTTCTCCAATGAATTGAACTTAAACCCCTCATTCAAAAGGAGTTTAGCTACCGTTTGACTACAAAAAGGTTGTTCAAAGTGATCATATACTTGTAGTAGacttaattatataatattgtttACGATATTTTGTTTTATGCATGCTATTAGGTTTCTAAAAGGAAGAGGCATCATTAAATTAAGTGTCGGAAAAAGTTACAGTTCACTTATAACGTTCATAATCTCCTGTCATCACACATGCTTAGGGCTTCATTGCATGTCTGTGACTCTTCATGAAACTGAACAACAATCTTCagtttgagttttttattttattttgaaaaagaaaaaaggaaaaaaggaaaaaggaaagcaGAAAGAAACCACAATTTCCAGAAAACCCCAACTTGGAGCTTACTTTTTGGCTAAGCAATGCCTAGCATctaaaaatagagagaaatttCCAAACGCAGACAAAGAATGGAAAAAAGGGGCCAATTCCTGGAGATACATATATAAATGCCACATAGGAAGCATCATAGCATTGAATTATGATGTACAAATCACCATATATAGAGTTCAAAGAAACAACACAATATCAGCCTAGTACCCATTTTGTGTCGAATTCCAATGTTTTGAAACTGAATTTAGTTATCTCTTCCAAGATGCttcaagaaaacaaatatttcattaCTACTTGATTTCGATTTGAGATACGATTACCTTTATAACCTTTGTACAACTATGTAATggaaaatatgcatatatactTAGAATTTCAACGATCAGAATTTCAACAATATGATCGATCTTATCTCACAAAGCAAATTTAAAGCTTAACTTGGAGGCGCCATGCCATggccaactatatatatattgacacaCAATGTCTAAGAATGCTACATGTAAATGGGATCAacaatatgaattttttttatagcatgacatatatatatatatatatatatatatatatattaggttaaGATGATAATTCTGATCCGGTATTACAAGAAATTAGCATGGACAACATTATTTAGATGAACAATGTGAATTTGAAAGATAGAAAACAATCTTGTCATAGTAAATCATCTTCCTAATCATAAGGGGATTTCAGTTTATTTTCACAATGTGAAGTTCATTACGTCATGAAGGGAAAAAgacaaggaaagaaaattaatCTTGAAGATCATAGCCAACATCGAAGGCTTCATGCTAAAGATTTAGGTGAATCttttataagaagaaaaaaaagaagatgtaTATAAGTAATCTCATGAAATCAAAATAGAGATTCCCTTATATTTACAACTACAGGTATAAGTAATCTCATGAAATCCATTTTGCCTCaatcatatattatatatgtatataaataattCACAAAGAAATCAGTTTCAATATGGATCATGACCTAATCGAAGCACCAAATCCACTTCCTCAGCTTTGTTTACTCCCCTCTTCATTCCATCATCCTCTACTTGCATGGGGCCGACTTGAAGGCTCAAATTTGCACCCAAAAGTTCCTGATTCATACTGCATGATTGGGACCTCGACCCAAACAGATCACTTGGATGGAAATTAGCATGTGGGTGTGGCTGAAAATACCTATGGTCGTAATTCCTTTGCGCCTCGAAAACTGTGGAATACTTAGATGGTTCGCATGAGACCGATGAAATATGTCTAGAAGGGATGTAGTCCTCCTCTTTTGATTTCTTTGCAAGCGAAGGGCTTCTGATTTGCTTGGCCTTGGCTCGATCTTTCCGGTGCATGTTCATATGCCCTCCCAAGGCTTGCGCGTTGGTGAAGCCCCGCCTGCAGAATGTGCATTCGTAGGAGCGTTTTGTGCCGCCCATGTCGTCTTTGACTTGTTCTAGCCGATCATTCTCTTCGCTTGAAGTTTCCGACCCTCCTTCTTTGCCGGAATATTCCATACGGCCGGAGAGATCGATccttttctaatatattttagAATATTAGCTTGGAATCACCTGGACAAacgattagagagagagagagagagagagagaagggggtgGGAAAGTAGGGTTTAATAGAGATGAAACGGTGTAAAGGATGTGAGATAGAGACAAAGTTTTGGCGTTTACTTGAGGACTTTTCATTTAGCCGGCTCTGTAGTGAAGAAATAATCCTTATTTGGTGATGTTTATCTAATTCGCTCTCTCGAGCTTTTGATTCGGTTCTGGCTTGTGCAATTGTTGCTCTCATTGAGGTTTTCTTGATGCAGTTGTTATTTAATTTGGAACCCTCTCTATCCAATGCACTAATAAAAGTACAATAATGTTCATGTGCATTCGCCACTAATTATAGCAAGTGTAGCATGAAAATGGTCCCGTCTAGATGATATATAcctaatttaaattaattaatgtattCTTCATTGATTACCCTTAGGCCTGGTTAATTAAAGGTAAGATGGGATTAATAAGTAATTAGCTAGCTCTTGCTTCAAATCTtatctaataaaagaaaaagttgacGCTCTATCTCAAGCTAAAATCCAAGTTTCAAACTGCCTTAGCTTGCATGCCAAACTTAGTTTTGGAACTGCAGCAGTAGTTCACGGGGCATAATACCTAAATGTATGTATCTACATCTGGCTTTTGCATGTGATAATTAATAGTTCTTGCAGTTAAGAGGCGATGTTGATGCTGCCTATAAAATTGTGTCGAAGTAtcttaattgaaaaatgttagagcTCATTCTAGTGTTCTTATGGGGTCTTTGGATACTGACATGGCACactgtttttaataataattaaaaaaaaattacactttgatttctctttcctgtttttatttttttttaaaaaaagtgtcatgtcagcataaaaGGATCTTAGAAGGACACTAGAAGGAgctttaacatttctcatcttAATTTGAAGGTCTTTTCATTGGCTTGATACACCATAGATGAGAGTAACAGAAATGGAAATTCTACAAATTCCAtatcaactttttcttttacccTAATTaattgaaactttattttttgggctAAGCTTCATCCTATCTGAACCCGGACAATTGTTGAAGATATCATGTGAGGTATAAATGAGCCTACTTAATTAGTCTAGGGTAGGGGTGACAATTAATATTTGTGTATTAGATATATTCGGATAATTATGTTAAGACttagatataagactatataggtcaatcttaactcgacctatttaattaaactgcaAGTTAAAGCCCTCGATCATAATccactaattttatattaggttcgtgtcgggttcacaAGTTTTGTCAGACATTGCTAGTCTTAAATGTTACGTGTTGGATTCAAATCATGTTGAGGTATGCCAtatgggtataagactatatatatcaaCCTAAacctgactcatttaattaaacgaatcaGTCTCCTTAAACCTaacctttaattttatgttgaattcACAAGCTAAGtggtgtaaaaaaaatttacaatcctAGAGGGTGCCTTTGTTTGTGGCGAAGCTAGCTAGCCCATCAAAATGGGATCTCAGTTGTGGCATGTTTAATAGCTAGCCACATGCCTCAATCTATTCATTAATTTAAAGCAaggaaattttaaataaacaacTGGGTCTAGCCTACAAGCTAATCAAGGCAGAAGAAGGTAATGGAGGGAGCAGTTCAAAAGGAATTAAATTGATTGTaacccatttattttttaaactgaaAATCACTACCACACAATATGTCTTGTAGCGTACGTAGTAGTTGTTTTAGGGCCTGAAAAATAATACTTGGGTATGACGGTGTCTCAAAACTGCATGCTACTTTTCAAGTTAATATAAtcctcaaataattttttattatatataatcatAGTTATAACTATATTCtatgtcatatatataataaagtgaaaaatatataGTTGTACAAATGGAAGAAGGGCATCAATCACAACTCCGTGAGTGTTGTAGCTAGCTTGCACCCCCAAGCCATTCTTAATTGGCCACTAAAACATAATTTGAACGAGTTTTCATCTAAGGACGAAGCTAGAAGATATTTTGGGCAGAGGCAAGCCGTAAGGtatgaattacaaatatattaaaatatataaatatattaagaataagaaatatattaagattgaagttgaaataaatatataaaaatgaaattaacatcaatttagttttgacaaaaataaaaaaagtatttcaTAATTCATCAAATTTTAgccaaaacacctatcaaaatGCAGCGGTGAGCAGTGTGATTCGTCAGTTACGTCTAGTGCTGCTGATTGAAGAAAGGACATTTAGCGTCCAGTACAACACTGTTGCCTTTGTGCCTATTGTCTTCTATGTGGTGGCAGAAGGTAATAGTCTTGTGActctaataaaaaagaagtttcCGTTTCTCAGTCTTGATGTTAATTTCTGTTGTTTAATTTGATCCATATCTGGTTCCGATTGAAGAACAATCTTTATTTTGCATTGCATTTCTCTCTTAATTTATTTGATAAGGCAACTGAACAAATTACTTGTGTCTTTCTTTTGGTGCAAAACTGTTTGATAGAGTGCCAATCATCGAGTGGACATGCACTTCTTAAGGTCATAGCTAGCTAGATAATTGGAGCAGAGTAATTATGTCGATCTCTAGGTCCTCTTTCTTCTTTGACATGAATTAGTTCTTCGATATATGTCTATTATTGAATTATATCAAAAGTTTTTCTTCTAATTAGGAAAACTTaggattatatatatgtgtgtgtgtctattTCTTTATATCTTAGTGTAcgtaagaaaaagaaatcaacgAGGTCAGCAATACGCAAGGCCAACGATTTATATCTTTCTTCGctattttgtttaaataattatcTGAGCTATATATTGAGATGAAAGCTGGAAAAGTTAATTAGCTGGGCGCTTTAGGCTGCAGTAACAAACAATTTCTTTTAATACTCTGAGATTATTTTATCAgtattttgatatttgattCTTAGTTATCCATCTAGATCGATCATCCAAAATATTCGAGTCATCAATCAGAACTAACTAGCTAGAatattgttctatatatatatatgcactcaTTGCAAAAATTAGAGTTAATTTGCTATCATGAGATCTTCTCATGCCGTACGTGTTTTTGTGGAtaacatttcatttttcaattgggtCATGGTGTActtcatatttaatttgattaatttgttcTTTTCATTTCGGATTTCATGTCTATGAATTTTACTTAAGGTTTATTAAGAAGCAACTAAAATCAATTTACTGTTTTTCAAGCTCCAACCTGCTCTTTCAATCCGAATGAAATCGATGGAATCTACCCATTGGAAAAGTTAGCTGCATGTGACCACGAGGACGAGTCAAATCAAGCATTTTCACCCATTAGAATTAATTTAACTTGCGGGGTATAATCTCTGGGTGCCATTCAACATTCATAGTCATTCAGATTTGccaatattataattataagatGTTTAATTATTTCTCTTCTTCAATCTTTTGGATATTCCAAAACGAAATCACATTTTACAAAATTTGGTCAAATTTAATTTAGTGATTgaatttaacattttatatcaagttaaaattttagaataagtaataatttaacatgatatcataataaatgttttgaatttaaacttgATATAACAAAACCAATGCAAACAATTAATTGAGGCTTTTCtaaaataaacttaatttttggAAGCAggaataattttataaattaaataacaaccCTTACATCTTTATCCCATAATTATAGAGACATATATAGTGTACGTATTACAACTCTACTTCTCGATCTATTGTTAACCGATTCGGTGGAAGAGGATGTATCTTGGTCTGACTCTACAACTTGGCTTTGGATCACACTACTCATCATATCACGATAAAGCTAACTTTGGCTTGTGCTCTTATTGAATACAAGACCAATAGATATTTATGAAGTCttaacgagagagagagactccaACATTAAGAACAAGTCTCAAATTCAATgaagaatattatatataaaaaataaataaaaaatgattccTATACATCTCGAAGGAAAATCTTGCAGGGatcctgtatatatatatataaggaggaATAAGTGGTACGGTACGTTGTTCAGTAATTCTAGATTTGTCGTCAAAATAGATAATCCAAAGCCTGCAGAAGTTTAGGTTACGACCGCCATTAAATATTAGTGGATGGTGAAAACATTAATCCAGAAATAGAATCATAGACGGTGAAGTATCAAGAAGATAAAcccaagttatatatatattggctttGGATCATATCACACTACTCATCAAACTCACGATAAAGCCAAAGTTCTAAAGTCAGACCAAGATACATCATCTTCCACCCAATCGGTTAGCAATAGATCGAGAAGTAGAGTTGTAATATACGTACATTATGTCTCTATAATTATGGGATAAAGATATACCGCTGATGATGATAATGATTAAAGCCTCATTGATGTAAATCACATATGGTGATAAACTAGAACTGTGATAAACTCAAAGGTTATTATAAATAGAAGTATACTGCGCCCTGCGCCCTGCGCCCACTCTTCCCAACAGAGTCCAGCTAGTGCTGCTGCTGACGATTCAGTTGTGAAACAAGTTCGGTTTGGCGGCGAATTGAAGCTATAATAATGGAAGACAAGGGAGGTGAGTCGGGTGGGTCATCAGGCGAGCTAAATATATAGTACTATTCCGCTAGGCTGGTGGCGTTGAGGATGTGGTAGTACTGGAAGTTCTGGTGGCGTTGAAGATCGAGGAGCTTGGATGAGCAAATGGCAGTGGTGAGCAGTCTGATTTGTCAGTTACGTGGGGAGGAAGGTGGGGATCCGGAGGTGAGCATGGAGGCGGGGGAGGAAATACCTCAGCCTCAGGATATAGAGAGGCTGTGGGTTGACTTGGAGAATGAGAAACAGAGGAACTTCGCGTTGGAAATTCTCAAGGCTCTCACTGATCATTGGAGAATAGATCgattatttagttttatttaaattattaattttatttgaatttaattaggAGGTTGACCCAAggttttaagttattttaatttaataatggaTTTGGCTCGAAATCAACCATATTAgttaagttatttgtaatttaataataaatttagcccaaagttaattatattaaaattaagatTAGAGTTTACGAggttatttaaatataatattttattgtaataaatagattataaatatttaagaaaaaaagaaattatttctttctgagaaatgcttggttgtacactctcatcccacttcTATCCCACTCTTGTCTATTTGGACCAATAATGTAAGAGATAGTGtagagagtgtagtgggacccattttttttaacaatattattggtccaagtaggcaaaggtgggataggagtgggatgagagtgtacaaccaaacatttctctttcttggAGGCATGATTCATGTCTCTTTTAATTTGCTTTAGTAAAAGTCTCtccacattttattttattttttgaatattttgaccGCTCACGATTCTTGCTATTACACGGAATCTTTTGGCGTGCAAGAAAATTCaaacattaataataaaattgaagatggatttttgactattttttttttggaatttttttttttgaggaaaccTCAGGTGTTTCATATATTGGAGAGtccccttcttttcttttttttttttttttttttttggaaacttcCGGATCAAGTGGACATGGGAAGAGAACAAAGGGAAAAGAACTGCAagttaatgctccgtttgtttcggtgtaaaataatttctagaaaataatttctacatttttcggtgtttggtaggggcgaaaataatggtcaacgaaaatcattttcggtttgactgtaaaagcttctttaattttcggaaaacgatttacgatttttaaaatcgtaaatcgttttccgaaatgaaattcttcgtccttacatgcatgtttgatatccgatcgtcagaatttaacaattatcgGTTGTCGGAATTCGGTCTGCgtcggagtccgacaacatccggtcgtTGGAATCCAGTCGGCGTGGGAGTCTGAGAACATCCAGTCGCCGGAATCCTGTCGGTGCCGGAATCAGGTCACCGGAATTGTAccggcgccggaatccggccacgggatgaccaaattccggccgAAATTTACTGGTTTCGGGCcaagccggccggatctggccaaaacggccagaatccggcaggaaatgaccggatccggccgaaTCCGGAAGATTCCAGCCgtatctggccaaaatggccgggatccggccagatatgaccggatccggccatttATCAGGTcggatccggaagattccggccTGAATCTGGCGatggcgaccggacgttgccggattccggtgacaTTTGTTAAACTCTGAattttgcatttcgtaattttttcgtgcgaaccaaacaccgaaaaatattttcaagaaaatcatttttttttaaaataatttcgtcgaaatcattttacgtcgaaacaaccGGAGCATAagtcttgaaaaaaaataaaatttacaatcCTAATTTAATTTATGGGTGCCTTTGTTTGTGGGGGATCTCAGTTGTGGCATGTTTAATAGCTAGCGACATGCCTCAATCTATTCATTAATTTAAAGCAaggaaattttaaataaacaacTGGGTCTAGCCTACAAGCTAATCAAGGCAGAAGAAGGTAATGGAGGGAGCAGTTCAAAAGGAATTAAATTGATTGTAACCCATTCATTTTTTAAACTGAAAATCTCTACCACACAAAATGTCTTGTAGCGTACGTACGTAGTAGTTGTGTTAGCATTAAAGACGGCCCAAAAAACGCGTTTACTGTGGCCTCAAATAATACTTGGGTTTGACGGTGTCTCTAAACTGCATGCTACTTTTCAAGTTTATATAATcctcaaataatatatatatatatatatatatatatatatatatatatatatatatatatatatatattcatggtTATAACAATATTCTATGTCATATATATCAATAAAGTGAAACATATATAGTTGTACAAATGGAAGAAGGGCATGCATGATGCATCAATGACAACTACATGAGTGTTGTAGCTGGCACCGCCAAGCCATTCTTAATTGGCCACTAAAACATAATTTGAACGAGTTTC contains the following coding sequences:
- the LOC133858761 gene encoding zinc finger protein 10-like, yielding MEYSGKEGGSETSSEENDRLEQVKDDMGGTKRSYECTFCRRGFTNAQALGGHMNMHRKDRAKAKQIRSPSLAKKSKEEDYIPSRHISSVSCEPSKYSTVFEAQRNYDHRYFQPHPHANFHPSDLFGSRSQSCSMNQELLGANLSLQVGPMQVEDDGMKRGVNKAEEVDLVLRLGHDPY